One window from the genome of Bacillus tianshenii encodes:
- a CDS encoding DUF779 domain-containing protein — MSEVKRVLATDEALKLIERLKDKHGPLLFHQSGGCCDGSSPMCYPKDDFLTGTNDIYLGEIGDCPFYIGKDQYEYWKHTQLIIDVVDGRGGMFSLEGPEGKRFLTRSKVFTQEEIDQMKEE, encoded by the coding sequence ATGAGTGAAGTAAAGCGTGTGCTTGCAACAGATGAAGCACTCAAATTAATCGAACGGTTGAAAGATAAGCATGGTCCATTACTCTTTCATCAATCAGGCGGCTGTTGTGACGGAAGCTCACCGATGTGCTACCCGAAAGATGATTTTCTTACAGGCACAAATGACATTTATTTAGGTGAGATTGGTGATTGTCCTTTCTATATTGGTAAGGATCAATATGAATACTGGAAACACACACAGCTGATTATTGATGTTGTTGATGGAAGAGGGGGCATGTTTTCACTAGAAGGACCTGAAGGAAAACGTTTCTTAACACGTTCAAAAGTATTTACCCAAGAGGAAATTGACCAGATGAAAGAGGAATAA